Proteins encoded in a region of the Oscarella lobularis chromosome 5, ooOscLobu1.1, whole genome shotgun sequence genome:
- the LOC136187657 gene encoding uncharacterized protein, whose product MRFGTVLLLVLAECLAETHVYPEFPQSFTLSLDTNIYGAPKTSRIYVSRWKDDTGKESFSIFLNETESLIGNHTYLIMTNPPGVLPGSLPARNRLVHIQLGNDCQYSGILDRLDDLPIGLASFLGKYDFDDTCIGMQICSNMTYIRTTMQNTTKVNVWNRVIGSSQPYGPDNLTVFSDASTGIPIHGERYHPGRPGTFDPPEYITTDIYDVIVGNPSIDFDSLVPHDWMRRCKNLDIFWDFNPDRSFYYTTPEGNDSIAFNLVDPPAWGSVTMRLFRGKLDQYNCTDCFDVVPSVLVFTQENYTEPQKVDFAYRKEGCGTVGFAFEGSGWDGDERGDVYFVCSCKRGVPGKSCPQA is encoded by the exons ATGCGTTTCGGGAccgttctccttctcgtcttGGCCGAATGCTTGGCAGAAACGCACGTCTATCCCGAGTTTCCTCAGAGTTTCACGCTCTCCCTAGACACGAACATCTACGGGGCACCAAAGACATCGCGCATCTACGTCTCACGGTGGAAAGACGACACAGGGAAAGAGTCATTCAGTATCTTCTTGAACGAAACCGAATCTTTGATAG GCAATCATACCTACTTGATTATGACGAATCCTCCAGGCGTTCTTCCAGGCAGTTTGCCCGCTCGAAACCGACTCGTTCATATCCAATTAGGAAATGACTGTCAATATTCCGGCATCCtcgatcgactcgacgacCTGCCCATCGGACTCGCCTCCTTCCTAGGCAAatacgatttcgacgacacgTGCATTGGAATGCAAATATGCTCAAACATGACTTACATTCGAACGACGATGCAGAACACAACGAAAGTGAACGTATGGAATCGCGTGATAGGGAGCTCCCAGCCATATGGCCCAGATAATTTGACCGTGTTCTccgacgcgtcgacggggATTCCCATTCACGGCGAACGCTATCATCCCGGAAGGCCTGGCACGTTCGATCCGCCCGAGTATATAACTACGGacatttatgacgtcatcgttggTAATCCTTCCATTGACTTCGATTCGCTCGTGCCGCACGACTGGATGCGCAGGTGCAAGAATTTGGATATATTCTGGGATTTTAATCCGGATCGAAGTTTTTACTATACGACGCCTGAAGGCAATGATAGCATTGCGTTCAATTTGGTTGATCCGCCGGCGTGGGGTAGTGTGACTATGAGACTTTTTCGCGGGAAACTTGACCAGTACAATTGCACTGACTGTTTCGATGTCGTTCCCTCTGTTCTTGTCTTTACACAGGAGAACTATACCGAGCCTCAGAAGGTGGACTTTGCTTATAGGAAAGAGGGATGCGGTACCGTTGGCTTCGCTTTCGAGGGGAGTGGATGGGATGGCGATGAGCGTGGAGACGTGTACTTTGTGTGTTCCTGCAAGAGAGGCGTTCCTGGTAAGTCTTGTCCTCAAGCTTGA
- the LOC136187654 gene encoding uncharacterized protein isoform X1 yields MHHLSLVVLLFCVTVTSPSSAVTDEPQVRPISTNGNMSAIVVNGNHLSVFDVETLTQLHHRQLLQNDDCFMCEWNVHKKTQFLFLTESNHNILTIVSLANFSTPTFVARDICVCPQEVLKSEKRTFLLTCRGDDFGNPPKIISFTIRVEDDSLMIDKQVFWTENSSPSSGTRPMFVFKYHGPQEFLISLDANALVLAAMAENESSSSTSVRPHEIGCGTADSSGQINLMQKANFDVHYAFICTCMSTARPPHLLLFRVTEGNVTDVQTHPVNGDALVLSSRMPGAQRKTQIVYVALLNFADGTVTFIAISATYSKVVGRLETTERGLVLGINGVFTEKAYVAPFNGGNVIIALMSSILKGEKNFPLISLSKRGEISSIASLKGSFVAVAVDDRVIVVDTRDASKRILQSTLYSPFTVITTFFTKARSSPSPSENSTQPTAQTGVSPSSSNTTSLPAMTSSNTMSLPAANISHTSQPSLSVMPTAKTPSFHSKTIGVAVTCPLELSTDKIKLEFAEMIGNWFYVATGKRQSSLQCRNTEIFHSQARTVHWSCVCKADAIAEILQQTKQWKIQVQGLLRVFSDKSWNVTFDSRPSHRSIRHRATILRATSSAMSKSSHYVLVALLCCIVLRWNSGQGVWR; encoded by the exons ATGCATCAcctttctctcgtcgtcttgttGTTTTgcgtgacggtgacgtcgccgtcgtcggccgTCACgg atgagCCGCAAGTCCGTCCAATATCGACTAACGGTAATATGTCGGCTATCGTTGTCAACGGAAATCACCTTAGCGTCTTTGATGTGGAGACTCTGACCCAACTGCATCATCGTCAACTCCTTCAAAATGACGACTGTTTTATGTGTGAATGGAACG TGCATAAGAAGACtcaatttctatttttaaCCGAAAGCAATCACAACATCCTCACCATTGTTTCACTGGCAAACTTCTCCACACCGACATTCGTTGCTCGAGACATCTGCGTGTGTCCTCAAGAAGTTCTCaaaagcgaaaaacgaaCATTTCTTCTCACCTGTCGCGGTGACGACTTCGGAAACCCGCCAAAGATAATATCTTTCACCATCAGAGTCGAAGATGATAGTCTCATGATAGACAAGCAAGTATTCTGGACCGAGAATAGCAGCCCATCCTCGGGCACCCGGCCTATGTTCGTTTTCAAATATCACGGACCGCAAGAATTTCTTATATCGCTCGACGCCAACGCATTGGTTCTCGCCGCCATGGCCGAAAACgagtcctcgtcgtcgacgagcgttcGACCGCACGAAATCGGATGCGGCACCGCGGACAGCAGCGGCCAAATCAATCTCATGCAAAAGGCGAATTTCGACGTGCATTACGCTTTTATTTGCACGTGCATGTCGACAGCTCGACCGCCTCATCTTTTGCTGTTTCGTGTGACTGAAGGCAATGTCACCGACGTGCAGACCCATCCTGTGAACGGCGACGCTCTCGTACTCAGTTCGCGCATGCCAGGCGCTCAAAGGAAAACTCAGATTGTCTACGTTGCTCTGCTCAACTTTGCTGATGGCACTGTCACTTTTATTGCTATCAGTGCTACTTACTCCAAAGTCGTGGGCCGTTTGGAAACGACAGAAAGGGGACTAGTCCTTGGAATAAACGGCGTCTTTACTGAGAAGGCGTACGTCGCACCTTTCAACGGCGGCAATGTTATTATTGCCCTAATGAGCAGCATTTtgaaaggagagaaaaacTTTCCTTTAATCTCTCTTTCCAAGCGAGGAGAAATTAGTAGCATTGCTTCTTTGAAGGgctccttcgtcgccgtggcTGTGGACGATAGGGTTATTGTCGTCGATACAAGAGACGCGTCAAAGCGAATTTTGCAGTCGACTTTGTATTCTCCCTTTACTGTTATAACGACGTTCTTTACAAAGGCTCGTTCTTCACCGTCACCAAGTGAGAATAGCACCCAGCCTACAGCCCAAACAGGCGTCTCCCCTTCGTCGTCTAATACAACGTCATTGCCAGCTATGACGTCGTCTAATACGATGTCGTTGCCTGCTGCGAATATCAGCCATACATCTCAGCCATCCTTATCCGTCATGCCAACAGCGAAGACGCCGTCTTTTCACAGCAAAACGATTGGTGTTGCCGTCACTTGTCCTTTGGAGCTTTCTACTGATAAAATCAAGCTGGAATTCGCAGAG ATGATTGGCAATTGGTTTTATGTGGCTACAGGAAAACGGCAGTCAAGTTTGCAATGCAGAAACACCGAAATATTCCACAGCCAAGCACGTACTGTCCATTGGTCGTGCGTCTGTAAAGCGGATGCGATTGCTGAGATACTGCAACAGACTAAACAGTGGAAGATTCAAGTCCAAGGGCTTCTACGTGTATTTTCTGACAAGTCGTGGAATGTCACGTTT
- the LOC136187654 gene encoding uncharacterized protein isoform X2, with translation MSAIVVNGNHLSVFDVETLTQLHHRQLLQNDDCFMCEWNVHKKTQFLFLTESNHNILTIVSLANFSTPTFVARDICVCPQEVLKSEKRTFLLTCRGDDFGNPPKIISFTIRVEDDSLMIDKQVFWTENSSPSSGTRPMFVFKYHGPQEFLISLDANALVLAAMAENESSSSTSVRPHEIGCGTADSSGQINLMQKANFDVHYAFICTCMSTARPPHLLLFRVTEGNVTDVQTHPVNGDALVLSSRMPGAQRKTQIVYVALLNFADGTVTFIAISATYSKVVGRLETTERGLVLGINGVFTEKAYVAPFNGGNVIIALMSSILKGEKNFPLISLSKRGEISSIASLKGSFVAVAVDDRVIVVDTRDASKRILQSTLYSPFTVITTFFTKARSSPSPSENSTQPTAQTGVSPSSSNTTSLPAMTSSNTMSLPAANISHTSQPSLSVMPTAKTPSFHSKTIGVAVTCPLELSTDKIKLEFAEMIGNWFYVATGKRQSSLQCRNTEIFHSQARTVHWSCVCKADAIAEILQQTKQWKIQVQGLLRVFSDKSWNVTFDSRPSHRSIRHRATILRATSSAMSKSSHYVLVALLCCIVLRWNSGQGVWR, from the exons ATGTCGGCTATCGTTGTCAACGGAAATCACCTTAGCGTCTTTGATGTGGAGACTCTGACCCAACTGCATCATCGTCAACTCCTTCAAAATGACGACTGTTTTATGTGTGAATGGAACG TGCATAAGAAGACtcaatttctatttttaaCCGAAAGCAATCACAACATCCTCACCATTGTTTCACTGGCAAACTTCTCCACACCGACATTCGTTGCTCGAGACATCTGCGTGTGTCCTCAAGAAGTTCTCaaaagcgaaaaacgaaCATTTCTTCTCACCTGTCGCGGTGACGACTTCGGAAACCCGCCAAAGATAATATCTTTCACCATCAGAGTCGAAGATGATAGTCTCATGATAGACAAGCAAGTATTCTGGACCGAGAATAGCAGCCCATCCTCGGGCACCCGGCCTATGTTCGTTTTCAAATATCACGGACCGCAAGAATTTCTTATATCGCTCGACGCCAACGCATTGGTTCTCGCCGCCATGGCCGAAAACgagtcctcgtcgtcgacgagcgttcGACCGCACGAAATCGGATGCGGCACCGCGGACAGCAGCGGCCAAATCAATCTCATGCAAAAGGCGAATTTCGACGTGCATTACGCTTTTATTTGCACGTGCATGTCGACAGCTCGACCGCCTCATCTTTTGCTGTTTCGTGTGACTGAAGGCAATGTCACCGACGTGCAGACCCATCCTGTGAACGGCGACGCTCTCGTACTCAGTTCGCGCATGCCAGGCGCTCAAAGGAAAACTCAGATTGTCTACGTTGCTCTGCTCAACTTTGCTGATGGCACTGTCACTTTTATTGCTATCAGTGCTACTTACTCCAAAGTCGTGGGCCGTTTGGAAACGACAGAAAGGGGACTAGTCCTTGGAATAAACGGCGTCTTTACTGAGAAGGCGTACGTCGCACCTTTCAACGGCGGCAATGTTATTATTGCCCTAATGAGCAGCATTTtgaaaggagagaaaaacTTTCCTTTAATCTCTCTTTCCAAGCGAGGAGAAATTAGTAGCATTGCTTCTTTGAAGGgctccttcgtcgccgtggcTGTGGACGATAGGGTTATTGTCGTCGATACAAGAGACGCGTCAAAGCGAATTTTGCAGTCGACTTTGTATTCTCCCTTTACTGTTATAACGACGTTCTTTACAAAGGCTCGTTCTTCACCGTCACCAAGTGAGAATAGCACCCAGCCTACAGCCCAAACAGGCGTCTCCCCTTCGTCGTCTAATACAACGTCATTGCCAGCTATGACGTCGTCTAATACGATGTCGTTGCCTGCTGCGAATATCAGCCATACATCTCAGCCATCCTTATCCGTCATGCCAACAGCGAAGACGCCGTCTTTTCACAGCAAAACGATTGGTGTTGCCGTCACTTGTCCTTTGGAGCTTTCTACTGATAAAATCAAGCTGGAATTCGCAGAG ATGATTGGCAATTGGTTTTATGTGGCTACAGGAAAACGGCAGTCAAGTTTGCAATGCAGAAACACCGAAATATTCCACAGCCAAGCACGTACTGTCCATTGGTCGTGCGTCTGTAAAGCGGATGCGATTGCTGAGATACTGCAACAGACTAAACAGTGGAAGATTCAAGTCCAAGGGCTTCTACGTGTATTTTCTGACAAGTCGTGGAATGTCACGTTT